ACGCGGCTCATCGCACCCGAGCGGCGCGGCATCGCCACCGGCATCGTCAACGCGGGCGGGTCCTTCGGCCAGTTCGTCTTCGCGCCGATCGCCCAGGGCATCACTGCGGCCGCCGGCTGGGTGGCGGCGCTGCAAACCCTTGCGGCACTTTCGTTGCTGGCGCTGCCCGCCGCCTGGGTGCTGCGCGGGTCGTCGAACGCAGCAGCCGGCGCGGCGAACACGCCGCGTGAAGGCACACGCGCGGCGATCGCGCGCGCCTTGAGCGATCCGAGCTATCGCATGCTGTGTGCGGGCTTCTTCGTCTGCGGCTTCCACGTCGCCTTCATCGCGACCCATCTGCCTGGCGTCGTCGCGGCCTGCCAGCTGCCGCCGGACATCGGCGCCTGGTCGCTGGCGGTGATCGGCCTGTTCAACATCGTCGGCAGCTTCGCGATGGGCTGGGCTGTCGGCCGCTGGCGCATGAAGTCGCTGCTGTCGCTGGTGTATGCCGCGCGAGCAGTGGCGGTGCTGGTGTTCATGCTGGCGCCGAAGACCCCGGCAGTGATGCTGGCCTTTGCCGCCGCGATCGGTCTGACCTACCTCTCGACCGTGCCGCCGACAGCAGGCCTGGTGGCCAAGTTCTTCGGCCCCGCGAACATGGCGACGCTGTTCGGCATCGTGATGCTGGCCCACCAGATCGGCGGCTTCCTCGGCGCCTACATGGGCGGCAAGGCCTTCGAATGGACCGGCAGCTACGACTGGATGTGGTACGCCGACATCGTGCTGGCAATCGGCGCGGCCCTGGTGCACCTGCCGATCCGCGAGGCGCGGCTGGCGCCAAGGGTGGCGCCCGCCTGATCGTCAGTCTTTGCGGGCGGCCTGCACGCCGGGCTGCACGTCGTCGCCGTAGGCACTCTTCCACCGGTCCGCGATGGTCGTGACCTCGTCGAGCCGCTTTCCCGGCAGGCCATCGTCGGCGTGCCAGTTCGCAAGCCGCGTCTCGATGGAGTAGTGCACGACCGGCCGCATCGCCGACGGATCGTCCAGGCTGCCGACGCCGATGTCCATGTTCTTCGACTCGTGGTACTCGAACGAGAGTGGCGTGCCGCATCGGTTGCAGAAACCGCGCCGCGCGATCTTCGACGACGCGAAGTAGGTCGGCGGCGACAGCCAGCGCACCCTGTCCTTCGGCAGGTTGAACCAGGCGACCCGCGTGTTGCCGAATGCCAGCTGGCACATGCGGCAATGGCAGTAGTAACCCTCGCGGTCGTCGGGCGTCGCTTCGTAGCGCACGCTGCCACACAGGCAGCCGCCGGTCAGGGGAGTGGGTTCGGCCATTTCCAGGATCTCCTCTTTCAATGCATCACACGGGCACCGTGTAGTTGAGCGTGAGCCGCCCGCCGTCGACGTAGACGATCTCGCCGGTCATGTAGCTCGCGGCGCTGCTCAGCAGGAAGGCGGCCACGTCGGCGATCTCGCGGGGTTCGCCCAGTCGCTTCATCGGCGTGCGGCTGAGGATGCGCGCTCGTGCCTCGTCGCTGCCGAGCACCGCGTTCTTCGCCAGTTCGGTGGCGATGGTGCCCGGCGCGACGGCGTTGACGCGGATGTTCTTGTCAGCGAGGGACAGCGCCATGACGCGGGTGAGCTGGTTCACGCCGCCCTTGCTCGCGTTGTAGCTTGCGATGCTCGGAATCGCCATCACGCCGTTCACCGAGCTCATGTTGACGATGGCGCCTCCGCCGGCCCTCGCCATCTCGCGCGCGACCGCCTGTCCGACGAGGAACGAGCCCTTCAGGTTCACGTCGAGCACCGCATCCCAGTCGGCTTCGGTGATGTCGAGGAAATCGGCCGCCCTGAAGATCCCGGCGTTGTTGACCAGCGCATCGATGCGGCCGAACGCCGCGAGCGTGGAGGCGACCGCCGCATCCACCTCCGCCTTGATGGCGACGTTGCAATGCACGTACAGCGCCCGCGCGCCGTCCTCGACCAGGCGGGTGGCGAGTGCCTGCCCGCGTGTGTCGTCGACGTCCCACAGCGCCACCGCGGCGCCATCGCCCGCCAGCCGTTCGGCGCATGCCGCGCCTATGCCCTGGCTCGCACCGGTGATCACCGCGACCTGGCTCTGCAGGCCGAAATGCACGCTACCCATTCCTCGTCTCCTTCAGTGGTGTCGTTGCGGCCGGTCGAGCCAGCACGCCAGGCCCTGCGCATTGAGCTCGATGTCCATCTCGAGCAGCTCCAGCACCGCGGCATCGTCCAGCAGGCAGCCATGCTCGCGCACGCGCCGCAGGTAGACGCGCGAAAGGTCTTCCTTCAGCCGCGTGTGCCGTTGGTTTTCGTGCGCGGCGGCGCGGCCCAGGGCGACAATTTCGTCGATCTGCTCGAGCAGATCGCGACCCAGCCTCTGCACGTCGCCCACCAGGCCGAAGTGCGTGAGGTACATCCATTGCGGGTCGAAGGCGAGCAGCCGCTGCACCGACGCACGCAATGCTTCGGGCTCGAACTGAACCGGCGTGGTGGTCGGCAGCAGCCAGGGTCCCTTCGCGCTGTCGAACTCCCGGTACGACAGTCCGAAGGTGTCGCCGGTGAAGAAGCCGCGGCTCCTCGTGTCCCAGACGCAGTGGTGGTGGCGCGCATGGCCGGGCGTGTCCAGGAACTGCAGCCTGCGCCCGACCCAGTCGAGCGTCATGCCGTCATGCGTGCTCACGACACGCTGCGCGTCGACGCCGACCACCTCGCCGTACGAGCGCATCACCTCCTCGTCCCCGTACACCGCTCTCGCGCTGTCCATCAGGTGCGAGGGATCGATCAGGTGCTTGGCGCCGCGCGGGTGCACGAGCAGTCGCGCCTCGGGCAGATGCCGCATCAGCAGGCCGACGCCGCCGGCATGATCCAGGTGCACATGCGTCGCGATGACCCAGTCGACCTGCGCCGGGCGCAGGCCGGCGACGGCCAGCGCTTCCAGCAGGCGCGGCACCGAATAGTTGGTGCCCGTGTCGACGAAGGCACCGCGTCCGGCTTCGACGACGAGGTAGCTCGCATCGAAGCGCGGCCGGTGAAAGCCCGTGTCGATGACGTGGATGCCGTCGGCGTGGCGCTGTAGGAATCGATCGGGAGCAGGCATCATGGGATAAGGGAAGTCCGAAGCCATTCTAGGAATCCGCCGCCGCAGAACTTTCGACGGCGTCGTCGGTCGCACACGGCTTCCCCGCAGTACGAGTCCGAGCGATGTTCCATTCTTCTCGCAATTCCATGGGGGCAGCCGTTGCGCTGAGCGCCTTGCTGGCCGGCTGCGCCGCCTCCTATGGGCCGCAGTCGCTGCGCCCCGGGACCTCGCTGGGCGAGGTCACCGCAGCGCTGGGCCCGCCCACAGGGCGCTATGCAAGAGCCGACGGTGAACGTGTCGAATACGCGCGCGGCCCCTTCGGCAAGCACACCTACATGCTCGACTTCGATGCGCAGGGTCGTCTGTTGCGGTGGCAGCAGGTTCTGACCGAGTCGCAGTTCGAAGCGATCCGCACGGGAATGAGCGGCGACGAGGTCATGGTGGCCTTGGGCCATCCGGCCGAAACGCGACCGCTTGCCTATCAGCAGCGAACGCTGTGGTCCTACCGGTACGACGCGCCGTTCTGCACGTGGTTCCAGGTGGGCATCGACCGCCAGGGCAGGGTCGTGGACACGGGCTACGGCCCGG
The Piscinibacter sp. XHJ-5 DNA segment above includes these coding regions:
- a CDS encoding MBL fold metallo-hydrolase; the protein is MMPAPDRFLQRHADGIHVIDTGFHRPRFDASYLVVEAGRGAFVDTGTNYSVPRLLEALAVAGLRPAQVDWVIATHVHLDHAGGVGLLMRHLPEARLLVHPRGAKHLIDPSHLMDSARAVYGDEEVMRSYGEVVGVDAQRVVSTHDGMTLDWVGRRLQFLDTPGHARHHHCVWDTRSRGFFTGDTFGLSYREFDSAKGPWLLPTTTPVQFEPEALRASVQRLLAFDPQWMYLTHFGLVGDVQRLGRDLLEQIDEIVALGRAAAHENQRHTRLKEDLSRVYLRRVREHGCLLDDAAVLELLEMDIELNAQGLACWLDRPQRHH
- a CDS encoding GFA family protein yields the protein MAEPTPLTGGCLCGSVRYEATPDDREGYYCHCRMCQLAFGNTRVAWFNLPKDRVRWLSPPTYFASSKIARRGFCNRCGTPLSFEYHESKNMDIGVGSLDDPSAMRPVVHYSIETRLANWHADDGLPGKRLDEVTTIADRWKSAYGDDVQPGVQAARKD
- a CDS encoding MFS transporter, producing the protein MTTTARTTPAFAWVLIAAAGTFALTMGARQSMGLFVGTLNTSTGLGIASISLAFAFGQLWWGLTQPLAGIVADRIGAGRVLFAGVVLVAVGTALIPFMHSTWGLVLAIGVLAAGGAGMAGPSVLMAATTRLIAPERRGIATGIVNAGGSFGQFVFAPIAQGITAAAGWVAALQTLAALSLLALPAAWVLRGSSNAAAGAANTPREGTRAAIARALSDPSYRMLCAGFFVCGFHVAFIATHLPGVVAACQLPPDIGAWSLAVIGLFNIVGSFAMGWAVGRWRMKSLLSLVYAARAVAVLVFMLAPKTPAVMLAFAAAIGLTYLSTVPPTAGLVAKFFGPANMATLFGIVMLAHQIGGFLGAYMGGKAFEWTGSYDWMWYADIVLAIGAALVHLPIREARLAPRVAPA
- a CDS encoding SDR family NAD(P)-dependent oxidoreductase codes for the protein MGSVHFGLQSQVAVITGASQGIGAACAERLAGDGAAVALWDVDDTRGQALATRLVEDGARALYVHCNVAIKAEVDAAVASTLAAFGRIDALVNNAGIFRAADFLDITEADWDAVLDVNLKGSFLVGQAVAREMARAGGGAIVNMSSVNGVMAIPSIASYNASKGGVNQLTRVMALSLADKNIRVNAVAPGTIATELAKNAVLGSDEARARILSRTPMKRLGEPREIADVAAFLLSSAASYMTGEIVYVDGGRLTLNYTVPV